In a genomic window of Sarcophilus harrisii chromosome 4, mSarHar1.11, whole genome shotgun sequence:
- the LOC100934449 gene encoding transmembrane epididymal protein 1A-like, whose translation MSSFVGHLFPGLAFIFLGIYYAVLTSLALLRGQRLLFLPLPPRNKRPWGWLQQLPAEGVGKTVCGVSGLIGTFFIPLGSNRFAMIDWEDPAQPFLHHNSWQHMTMYSFLLLSGLVDMVSRCCLARQQVKLEQATWALSFHGVALLFVSHLQGKDALETRAHLLVVLPLVLAGLVLTIELWFPDQPVLWVLKAWMTLQFGSWFIQIGSFLYSPITGHPWRADKPGDVMFLTTFFCWHLIANALLIAAIYGLCVLWHQRHPPQQGAKGAGYQLCPTDSASEELKKLMVEMNQDGRI comes from the coding sequence ATGTCTAGCTTTGTTGGCCATCTGTTCCCTGGGTTGGCTTTTATTTTCCTCGGAATCTACTATGCCGTGCTGACGTCGCTGGCCCTCTTGAGGGGGCAGCGGCTCCTGTTTCTGCCACTTCCTCCCCGGAATAAGAGACCGTGGGGCTGGCTGCAGCAGCTTCCCGCCGAGGGTGTAGGGAAGACTGTTTGCGGCGTCTCTGGCTTGATAGGTACTTTTTTCATCCCGCTGGGGTCCAACAGGTTCGCCATGATAGACTGGGAAGACCCCGCACAGCCGTTCTTGCATCACAACTCCTGGCAGCACATGACCATGTACAGCTTCTTGCTCCTCAGTGGTCTGGTGGACATGGTGAGTCGGTGCTGTCTGGCCAGGCAGCAGGTGAAACTGGAGCAAGCGACCTGGGCCCTGTCCTTCCACGGCGTTGCCCTGCTTTTCGTCTCCCACCTCCAGGGCAAGGATGCCCTGGAAACCCGTGCCCACCTCCTAGTAGTGCTGCCCCTTGTGCTGGCCGGTCTGGTGCTGACCATTGAACTCTGGTTCCCTGACCAGCCCGTGCTTTGGGTACTCAAGGCATGGATGACCCTCCAGTTTGGCTCGTGGTTTATTCAGATAGGGAGCTTCCTCTACTCTCCAATTACCGGCCACCCCTGGAGGGCAGACAAACCTGGAGATGTCATGTTCCTCACCACCTTCTTCTGTTGGCACCTGATCGCGAATGCTCTGCTGATAGCTGCCATTTATGGACTCTGTGTCCTCTGGCACCAGCGGCACCCCCCTCAGCAGGGGGCAAAGGGTGCTGGGTACCAGCTGTGCCCCACAGATTCTGCCAGTGAGGAGCTAAAGAAGCTGATGGTTGAGATGAACCAGGATGGTAGGATCTAG